A genomic segment from Dechloromonas denitrificans encodes:
- a CDS encoding PLP-dependent aminotransferase family protein — protein MGLYQSLAFETEKLISDGVLIAGDRLPSVRQVCKSRNVSPVTVTQAYYLLESRGLIEARPKSGYFVRARLGQRLHEPEMSHPVSNSTELQVSDFIFQILNSVKNPSVVPLGSSFPSPYLFPLDKLGRFLGQAARKFDPISTVTDLPPGNEELRRQIVLRYLSRGAVVPTDEIVITSGAMEGLNLCLQAATSPGDLIAIESPTFYAGLQASERLGLKVIEIPSHPREGISLEALEDALRRYPIKACLLMLNFANPTGSLVSDARKKYLIDLLARYDVPLIEDDVYGELYFGSQAPLCSKSEARTDHVMHVSSFSKCLAPGYRIGWVAAGRYAEKIVRLKLSTTLATTIPVQIAIADFLKNGGYDHHLRRLRQQLAVQESVLMDAVERYFPSESKLARPTGGYFMWVGLPDQVDALKLHKMALDQGISIAPGPIFSAKREFANCIRLNYGYPDSVQQQAAIATLGRLISAQL, from the coding sequence ATGGGCCTTTATCAAAGTCTCGCATTTGAAACAGAAAAACTGATCAGCGATGGCGTATTGATTGCCGGTGATCGCCTGCCTTCGGTTCGCCAGGTCTGCAAATCGCGCAATGTCAGCCCTGTCACTGTCACGCAGGCTTATTATTTGCTGGAAAGTCGCGGCCTGATTGAGGCGCGACCGAAGTCCGGCTATTTTGTCCGCGCCCGTCTTGGGCAGCGTCTGCACGAACCTGAAATGAGTCACCCGGTAAGCAACTCGACCGAGTTGCAGGTGAGTGATTTTATTTTCCAGATATTGAACAGCGTGAAGAATCCTTCCGTTGTTCCGCTTGGCTCCAGTTTTCCGAGTCCCTATTTGTTTCCGCTGGATAAATTAGGCCGTTTCCTGGGGCAGGCTGCACGCAAATTTGATCCGATTTCCACGGTGACCGACTTGCCGCCCGGAAATGAGGAATTACGTCGTCAGATCGTGCTGCGTTATTTGTCGCGTGGTGCTGTCGTGCCAACGGATGAAATCGTTATCACGTCCGGTGCCATGGAGGGGCTGAATCTCTGCCTGCAGGCAGCAACGTCGCCGGGCGACCTGATCGCCATCGAGTCACCTACTTTTTATGCCGGCTTGCAGGCCAGCGAGCGCCTGGGCCTGAAAGTGATCGAAATTCCCTCGCACCCGCGTGAGGGCATCAGTCTGGAGGCTTTGGAGGATGCCTTGCGTCGCTACCCGATCAAAGCCTGTTTGTTGATGCTTAATTTCGCAAATCCAACCGGCAGTCTGGTTTCCGATGCGCGAAAGAAATACCTGATCGATCTGCTCGCCCGGTACGATGTGCCGCTCATCGAGGATGATGTTTACGGCGAGTTGTACTTTGGCTCACAAGCGCCTTTATGCAGCAAATCAGAGGCCAGGACCGACCATGTCATGCATGTTTCGTCCTTTTCAAAATGCCTGGCACCCGGTTACCGGATCGGCTGGGTGGCGGCAGGGCGTTACGCTGAAAAAATCGTTCGTTTGAAGCTGTCGACAACGTTGGCGACGACGATTCCTGTACAGATCGCAATTGCCGATTTCCTGAAAAACGGTGGCTATGATCACCACTTACGTCGCTTGCGGCAGCAATTGGCGGTTCAGGAGTCAGTCCTGATGGATGCAGTCGAGCGTTATTTCCCTTCCGAAAGCAAACTGGCCCGGCCAACCGGTGGATATTTCATGTGGGTTGGGTTGCCCGATCAAGTCGATGCATTGAAATTGCACAAGATGGCTCTGGATCAAGGGATCAGCATTGCGCCTGGCCCGATTTTTTCTGCCAAGCGCGAGTTCGCCAACTGCATTCGCCTCAATTACGGCTACCCCGACTCCGTGCAGCAGCAGGCTGCAATTGCTACATTAGGGCGACTGATTTCAGCTCAACTCTGA
- a CDS encoding cytochrome D1 domain-containing protein, producing the protein MVSSAFAADVAGLSDEAKAASAKIYFERCAGCHGMLRKGATGKNLEPSWARKEADGRQIEGGTIKLGQSRLEKIIGYGTEGGMPNFDDILSKDEIRNMAAYIQTAPDSPPEWGLKDMRASWKLHVPVDQRPTRKMNKVNLNNIFSVTLRDAGEVALIDGDTKKIWGIVKTGYAVHISRMSLSGRYIHVVGRDGRLDMIDLWYEKPTVVATIKAGLESRSVETSKAKGYEDKYAIVGSYWPPQYTILDGLTLEPLKNVSTRGVTVDGDYHQEPRVASIVASTTKPEFLVSVKETGMVKMVDYSDLTNLKEVTINTAKFLHDGGYDSTQRYFMVAANASNKIAVVDVKEGKFTALVDTAKIPHPGRGANIVHPKFGPVWATSHLGADVITLIGTDPEKNPQHAWKVVQELKNHGANSLFVKTHPKSDNLWADSPLNPDSKLAGSVTVYKISELGQPDPKPEIIDVAAAANLGKTKGIQRVVQGEYNQNGDEIWYSVWTGNKVEPSAIVVIDDKTRKVKAVIKDKRLVTPTGKFNVYNTQHDVY; encoded by the coding sequence ATGGTTTCATCGGCTTTTGCCGCCGATGTTGCCGGATTGTCCGACGAGGCAAAGGCAGCCAGCGCCAAAATCTACTTTGAGCGTTGCGCGGGTTGCCACGGTATGTTGCGCAAAGGCGCCACCGGTAAAAATCTTGAGCCCAGCTGGGCCAGGAAAGAGGCGGACGGCCGCCAGATCGAAGGCGGGACGATCAAGCTGGGTCAATCTCGTCTTGAGAAGATCATTGGCTATGGCACAGAAGGCGGCATGCCGAATTTTGACGACATCCTGAGCAAGGATGAAATCAGGAATATGGCCGCTTATATCCAGACCGCACCCGATTCCCCGCCGGAGTGGGGGCTGAAGGATATGCGTGCCTCATGGAAGTTGCATGTGCCGGTTGACCAGCGTCCGACCCGCAAGATGAACAAGGTCAATCTGAACAACATTTTCTCGGTGACCTTGCGTGACGCCGGGGAAGTGGCTTTGATCGACGGCGACACCAAGAAAATCTGGGGCATCGTCAAGACCGGTTATGCCGTACATATCTCGCGGATGTCGCTGTCCGGTCGCTACATTCACGTCGTCGGTCGTGATGGCCGTCTGGACATGATTGACCTGTGGTACGAAAAACCGACCGTGGTTGCCACCATCAAGGCCGGCCTGGAGTCGCGCTCGGTTGAAACGTCAAAAGCCAAGGGGTACGAGGACAAGTACGCCATCGTCGGATCTTATTGGCCGCCGCAGTACACCATTCTTGATGGCCTGACGCTGGAGCCCTTGAAGAATGTTTCGACCCGGGGCGTTACGGTCGATGGTGATTATCATCAGGAGCCTCGCGTTGCTTCCATCGTTGCTTCAACGACCAAGCCCGAATTCCTGGTCAGCGTGAAGGAAACCGGCATGGTCAAGATGGTCGACTATTCCGATCTGACCAACCTCAAGGAGGTGACGATCAATACTGCCAAGTTCCTACACGATGGCGGTTACGATTCGACGCAGCGCTATTTCATGGTGGCGGCCAATGCTTCGAACAAGATTGCCGTGGTCGACGTCAAGGAAGGCAAGTTTACTGCGTTGGTCGACACCGCAAAAATTCCTCATCCGGGGCGTGGCGCCAATATCGTGCACCCCAAATTTGGTCCGGTCTGGGCGACTTCTCACCTTGGCGCTGATGTCATCACGCTGATCGGCACCGACCCCGAGAAGAATCCGCAGCATGCCTGGAAGGTCGTGCAGGAATTGAAAAACCACGGGGCCAATTCGTTGTTTGTCAAAACGCATCCGAAGTCGGACAACCTGTGGGCGGATTCACCGCTCAACCCCGATTCAAAGCTGGCCGGGTCGGTCACTGTCTACAAGATTTCTGAACTGGGTCAGCCTGATCCGAAGCCGGAAATCATCGATGTGGCCGCTGCTGCGAATCTCGGTAAAACCAAGGGTATCCAGCGGGTTGTTCAGGGCGAGTACAACCAGAATGGCGATGAAATCTGGTATTCGGTCTGGACTGGCAATAAGGTTGAACCCTCGGCCATCGTTGTGATCGATGACAAAACACGCAAGGTCAAGGCGGTCATCAAGGATAAACGACTGGTGACGCCGACTGGCAAGTTCAACGTCTATAACACGCAACACGACGTTTATTGA
- a CDS encoding metallophosphoesterase: MPHSQTLPRSEKPNSVLTVRLKRMLWRLLPLVAGLHAYIGWRLLPPLELGRPGLILAIAGLVISTCLVPLGLLARFIVDRQALADRLSGLGGLAMGLFSSVLVLTVLRDIAALWVDLPVAPSALGVLVLAGLFSLLGYINARRVARVVRVDIPLAGLPEALAGMTIVQLSDIHVGPTIKRNYVQAIVDRVNQLDADLVAITGDVVDGSVEELRADTAPLGDLRSHYGTYVVSGNHEYYAGATAWMREFERIGLHTLDNRHVVIERNGARFILAGVSDYSAASFDASQASDPVAALADSPPGLLRILLAHQPRSARAAAAAGFDLQLSGHTHGGQFWPWNYFVPLQQPFTAGLHRLGGLAVYTSRGTGYWGPPKRFGAPSEIAVLRLIPG; the protein is encoded by the coding sequence ATGCCCCATAGCCAAACACTGCCCCGCTCGGAAAAACCTAATTCCGTACTGACCGTCCGGTTGAAACGGATGCTCTGGCGTCTTTTACCGCTGGTCGCGGGGCTGCACGCCTATATCGGCTGGCGATTGCTGCCACCGCTTGAGTTGGGCCGCCCTGGGTTGATATTGGCGATTGCCGGGCTGGTGATTTCGACCTGTCTCGTCCCCCTGGGTTTACTGGCCCGTTTCATCGTCGACCGTCAGGCCTTGGCTGATCGGCTGAGTGGCTTGGGCGGTCTCGCAATGGGACTTTTTTCCTCGGTGCTGGTATTGACCGTACTGCGCGATATCGCTGCTTTATGGGTCGATCTGCCTGTGGCGCCGAGTGCGCTTGGCGTGCTTGTACTGGCCGGCTTGTTTTCCTTGCTCGGCTACATCAATGCGCGTCGCGTCGCCCGTGTGGTACGGGTTGATATCCCGTTGGCCGGGCTTCCCGAGGCGCTGGCTGGAATGACTATTGTGCAGCTCAGTGATATTCATGTCGGTCCGACAATCAAGCGAAATTATGTTCAGGCGATCGTCGACCGCGTCAATCAGCTCGATGCCGATCTGGTTGCAATTACGGGGGATGTGGTTGATGGCAGTGTCGAGGAACTGCGTGCCGATACAGCACCGCTTGGCGATCTGCGCAGTCACTACGGTACTTATGTGGTGAGTGGCAACCATGAGTATTACGCGGGGGCCACGGCGTGGATGCGTGAATTTGAGCGCATCGGACTGCACACCCTGGATAACCGTCACGTGGTCATCGAACGTAATGGCGCCCGCTTCATCCTGGCCGGGGTCAGCGATTATTCGGCGGCATCTTTTGATGCCAGCCAGGCCAGCGATCCGGTGGCTGCGCTTGCCGATAGTCCTCCCGGCTTGTTGCGTATCTTGCTCGCCCACCAGCCGCGTTCGGCACGTGCGGCCGCTGCCGCCGGTTTCGACCTGCAGCTTTCCGGCCATACCCATGGCGGTCAGTTCTGGCCCTGGAATTATTTTGTACCCTTGCAGCAGCCTTTTACGGCGGGCCTGCATCGATTGGGTGGCTTGGCGGTCTATACCAGCCGGGGAACCGGCTACTGGGGGCCACCAAAGCGTTTTGGTGCGCCTTCGGAGATTGCTGTGTTGCGCTTGATTCCCGGGTGA
- a CDS encoding DUF3106 domain-containing protein, with translation MMQCATEKSGCVSRCLKIGLMAVAGIAAVTWIVMQLWNCLLPDIFLGVSPISYWQALGVLALSRILFGGLRGGCHGHWRERRERWEKMTPEERQQLKSRFGGRWSSCCVAGKSDVSGNVADKPADPA, from the coding sequence ATGATGCAATGTGCTACTGAGAAATCCGGCTGTGTTTCACGCTGTCTCAAAATCGGCCTGATGGCCGTTGCCGGGATCGCTGCCGTTACCTGGATCGTCATGCAGTTGTGGAACTGCCTGTTGCCCGATATTTTTCTTGGCGTCTCGCCGATCAGCTACTGGCAAGCGCTTGGCGTGCTGGCGTTGAGCCGGATTTTGTTTGGCGGTCTGCGCGGTGGCTGTCATGGCCATTGGCGTGAACGCCGGGAACGCTGGGAAAAAATGACGCCGGAAGAGCGTCAGCAACTGAAGAGCCGCTTCGGTGGCCGCTGGAGTAGTTGCTGCGTTGCAGGCAAGTCCGATGTTTCCGGCAATGTTGCAGACAAGCCGGCAGACCCCGCCTGA